DNA sequence from the Cyprinus carpio isolate SPL01 chromosome B13, ASM1834038v1, whole genome shotgun sequence genome:
gaagctaatactaaatataatgtagaaactttaaatTAGAAACTTCaaatttctgtaaagctgctttgcaacgatttgtatcatgaaaagaactatagaaataaacttgaattgaatacaAGCTCATGAATTCTTACTTTAAAATTCATTTGAGCTGAACACAGTCTAAATCAGTGCTCCTTACTatatttcacttcattttaatataattttatttttatttaactggattttttttattatattcccCCCTCATTCTTACAGCAGaacaataattgaaataaaaatgtcaaattaaaaataaaatagaaaatcaaagtacctttttaaaacataaaactcatACTTTAAAGCCTTTTGATATAATACATTGTAAAAGGATTATTTgtgcattaattatgcattttaatgcatcgtatgatctcatgaataactgTAACCACAATTACAACACATTATAACACTCATTGTTACACCTGAAAACGACCAATTTCAGGTATCTGCAAATATTTCAATGCATTTCAATTTTCGatacaattatttatacaaaAGATACAATGCTTTACCATGTATATTATGAATATCTTTATGATGCACCATACAAAACGGCTTTAAGTGTTgctgaaaatacaatttcagtttttctacttcaaaatttctcGTTTAATTCAACGTGTTTCCTTTCAGTGTACTGGAGTAAATATGAAAGCTGATATGGAGGGCTCTTGTTCTGTTGTACAGTGGGAAGTTTAGTCTGTTTCAGCATGGGACTATTCTAGTTATTCCTCACACATGAGTTTCTGTATGTAAGCTGTCTGTGAGCACACTGTGTGAAAGTTCCCATGTTGACTGGATCTACAGGAGCTGAGGCATTAGATATACTGTAACTGTACCGGTCGAGGTCAGTTAGTGAGTGTTTCACACTAGTCTGAGGTTGTTTTGCACTGTACCTGCTCTGAGGTGTGAGCTGAAGTGATTTTCTGTGCTGACAGACGTTCTGTGAGTAACACTGCTGATAGAGCTGAACCAGGATCAGGTAAACAAGGCTGCTCCAGAATCAGGTGGATGTGACTGTTCAAATATAACCTGCTGGTTGATGAATCCTCTGGAATATAAAGATCAGAGTCCTGCTGGGAACGAGCTCCGGTGTCAGGTCACTGGCGTTTGGGTCGGCCGTCCGGCTTGTATTTGATCAGAAGACCCAGAGACGCGAAACCAAACAGGAACGTCTGAGCGAACCACAGCAAGCGTGTGGACGTGCTGTCGATGCCTTTatcactgcagacacacacacacactgatcaacACAGCCCTGCATCTGATTAGCTCTGCCAAAAACTAACATGTGATGAAtttgagatgagtttgtttctatttacaacaaatttaatttctgactgaactattcctttaatcttcCTCTATCACTGATATAACTGAATCTAAATTAATAATCCAGTATTCTGTAAGTGGAAATAATGAACACAGAACTATCAGTGACACCTCTCCACAGATCTGATGGTCTGTACTGCCACCGTGTGGCTGAAAGCATGAAACACCCCGATACTGTAAACCAACACAAGGGTCTCACCTGCAGAGCTTCAGCGCAAACAGAGCCTCGGAGAGATGGATGACCCACGCCAGAAACCATCTGAAACACAGCACACATCATCATCAGCGGCGGCTCTGAGCTCAGCGTGTGAAGAACGGCGCTCACTCACCCGTAATACATCGCAGGATAATGATAGTCTACGAAATGCTTGGCCAGAGCGCCCAGAGGACCCAGACTGCTGTACGGGACGTCCCGAGGCCAGAACACCGTCCACTGAAACAATGAAACACAGTCACTGCAGCAGCTGGGTGTCACAACCACCGTCAGCCTTTCTCCGGAAACCGGAAACTACGTCAGCGCAGGGTACAGTTAGTTTATTATCAGTACGCTCTTTTCTCAAATAATGcttcttatcttttcttttttgtcctttttccaAGTTGTTGTTATAAAATCTACAGTACAAAGGAAACACATTTTATGAGTCACTCTGTAGAGCAAAGTAAAGAAACACTGATTCTCAAACTCACTCTTGTAAAGTACAGCTGCTGCTGTCACCAGAAGAACTTATTACCTTATAACTTCTTATTATCATCTCTGATTAATCACGGTGTCAGCTGAGGGTCGCATGAATTCATAAGGCATCGGTGGTTTATCTGGAGGTTTATCATGCTGTGATTGGGTTTAGTTTCATTCTCACAGTGGTCATCATGTTTTCATTGTATGGTCACTACGGTGGTACTCAGGTCAGTTCTGAGACTGACACACGTTCATCACACAGCTGCAgactagagcccgaccgatatggatttttgggggccgatgccgatattaactcgaaaagagccgatttataagccgatattttgattttgaaaataaactggttattagacccatttcctataaactacacttacacaacattcaatagcaaaatatctgcctgttctatgtatgtgggctgtataaaccattttccagaagggattatgttaaaaaaagtcttagattacagtctcaatgaataaacaattgcacatcaaaagtatatattttttaatgatcaaaagaacaatgcattagaggaatctttgcagaagtagtcccacactttgctgctacagcgttcac
Encoded proteins:
- the LOC122139496 gene encoding transmembrane protein 254-like; this translates as MARSDSSSYFRRSSLFWMLVVTVSLSFFTWTVFWPRDVPYSSLGPLGALAKHFVDYHYPAMYYGWFLAWVIHLSEALFALKLCSDKGIDSTSTRLLWFAQTFLFGFASLGLLIKYKPDGRPKRQ